From Cannabis sativa cultivar Pink pepper isolate KNU-18-1 chromosome 8, ASM2916894v1, whole genome shotgun sequence, a single genomic window includes:
- the LOC133030020 gene encoding uncharacterized protein LOC133030020 gives MAESVEKSSTFMVRNRAWSSETTITDVNVDSLSQCATFLNLQEVSNMAMTCNLFKKVAYSDPIWHRLYREHWHREIPAAVSQKLGARDAYLARHKSVNQFEFSDPIGFDTFTASKPVDHLIIDNNTIIFAHGPWLRITNINTPFLTKGSTVMLNGHTERITCMR, from the exons ATGGCAGAATCAGTGGAAAAGTCATCGACTTTCATGGTCAGAAACAGAGCTTGGTCATCTGAGACCACCATAACAGATGTGAATGTGGACTCACTCTCTCAGTGTGCTACCTTTCTCAACCTTCAAGAAGTCTCCAACATGGCCATGACCTGCAACTTATTCAAAAAGGTCGCTTATTCAGACCCCATCTGGCATCGTTTGTACAG ggAACATTGGCACAGAGAAATCCCAGCTGCTGTTTCTCAAAAACTAGGAGCTCGAGATGCATATCTGGCTCGACACAAATCGGTTAATCAGTTCGAGTTTAGTGATCCAATTGGTTTCGACACTTTCACAGCCTCGAAACCTGTTGATCACCTCATCATTGACAATAACACCATTATCTTTGCTCAT GGTCCATGGCTAAGGATCACAAACATTAACACCCCTTTTCTTACAAAAGGTTCGACTGTCATGCTCAATGGTCATACTGAAAGAATAACTTGTATGAGGTAA
- the LOC115699237 gene encoding uncharacterized protein LOC115699237: protein MAGTATNLLLVLIATSFVISSVSAASPIIGLDSFLSQQSRLDPQASNDSFLSLSSFLKKSLSHSTPISHKTHNLISSLLSLSVSISIHVRLVGNSFPSSSYTLLESFLSASQPSNHFHVITPFDNLLHKLAVKHSLHLDVSHSPSLASQLSQAIQSEIAKTPASLRSPLISVPYSSIDQIIKQDFEKDKPVHGVYLYFLDLGAQSKPYAYSYSHGDSSPAYSKCLGSVWTGKERYIWIDLGAGPVDYGPALTGDGVLPRGKFHPLAALHGRPKSQKALLADLSSLVWSAYQVLLVPSLRIPVPFENSLIVQFIHIYGAENGDSNGLDWKAIERTFMDEVNENGLLLADQSLRFRTYKVNYNECPICAFAIARSTNSYTSRFLFDNYTMIVNEYLDSKRLHQILSDSAEEFRRVAAIPEEDFGRILPVYVFDMDFHSILLLDRFHQSVAFKDMVVAVRTKNTQTVSEYSCNGRHVFMQARELERPLVGSILQSMWGVSPTHLLWSPRHNTTLVDYTWSIGQTPFGPFSEISSLSFVQKDAARRNVLLTSLNNTITSAIDVLESIAAHGGERKLLKHNQQGEFVQRWNLMKYKLDKAVSALSRLDFEMALYYLRSSDHDLYGIHSLVYIASQELEASLVCFKDPPFPWVSASFSMGCFIALFYLYLKRDKLFRNKRKQF from the coding sequence ATGGCCGGCACCGCCACGAACCTCCTCTTGGTTCTGATCGCCACCAGCTTCGTAATCAGCTCTGTCTCAGCTGCCTCTCCAATTATAGGGCTAGACTCCTTCCTCTCGCAGCAATCGCGTCTCGACCCACAAGCCTCCAACGActctttcctctctctctcttccttcctGAAAAAGTCTCTCTCTCACTCCACTCCGATTTCACACAAGACCCATAACCTCATCTCCTCTCTTCTTTCCCTCTCCGTTTCAATCTCCATCCATGTCCGTCTCGTGGGTAACTCTTTTCCTTCCTCTTCGTATACTCTCCTCGAGTCTTTTCTCTCCGCCTCACAACCCTCGAATCATTTTCATGTCATCACTCCCTTTGATAATCTCCTTCACAAACTCGCCGTTAAGCACTCTCTCCATCTCGATGTTTCTCATTCTCCTTCTTTGGCTTCGCAGCTATCTCAAGCTATTCAGTCTGAGATCGCCAAAACCCCAGCGAGTCTTCGTTCGCCTTTAATTTCAGTTCCTTACTCTTCCATTGACCAGATCATTAAGCAGGACTTTGAAAAGGATAAACCTGTTCATGGggtttatttatattttctagaTTTAGGAGCACAGTCTAAGCCTTATGCTTATAGCTATAGCCATGGAGATTCCTCACCTGCTTATTCAAAGTGTTTGGGGAGTGTTTGGACTGGAAAAGAGAGGTATATCTGGATTGATTTGGGTGCTGGACCGGTTGATTATGGCCCGGCTCTAACAGGTGATGGGGTTCTTCCTAGAGGCAAGTTTCATCCATTAGCAGCGTTGCACGGTAGACCCAAATCGCAAAAGGCTTTGCTTGCGGACTTGTCATCTTTGGTTTGGAGTGCTTACCAGGTTCTTCTTGTTCCTTCTTTGAGAATTCCTGTCCCTTTTGAGAATTCATTGATTGTtcaatttatacatatatatgggGCTGAGAATGGTGATTCAAATGGTTTGGATTGGAAAGCTATTGAGAGAACTTTTATGGATGAGGTTAATGAAAATGGGTTGTTGTTAGCTGATCAATCTTTGAGATTTAGGACTTATAAAGTGAATTACAATGAGTGTCCTATTTGTGCATTTGCCATAGCTAGGTCTACTAATTCATACACATCAAGGTTCCTCTTTGATAACTATACTATGATTGTGAACGAGTATTTGGACTCGAAGCGTTTGCATCAAATACTTTCAGACTCTGCTGAGGAGTTCAGGAGGGTGGCAGCAATCCCAGAGGAGGATTTTGGTAGAATTCTTCCTGTTTATGTGTTCGATATGGACTTTCATTCGATCTTGTTGCTTGATCGGTTTCACCAGTCTGTTGCTTTCAAAGATATGGTTGTCGCTGTAAGAACAAAGAACACGCAGACAGTGAGCGAATATAGCTGCAATGGTCGTCATGTGTTTATGCAGGCACGGGAGCTTGAGCGACCCCTTGTTGGTTCGATTTTACAGAGTATGTGGGGAGTTTCACCAACACATTTGTTATGGAGCCCCAGGCACAATACTACATTGGTGGATTACACATGGAGTATTGGACAAACTCCGTTTGGTCCATTCTCTGAGATTTCGTCGTTGTCTTTTGTGCAGAAAGATGCTGCTCGGAGAAATGTTCTTTTGACatcattaaataatacaataacAAGTGCAATTGATGTGCTTGAATCCATAGCAGCTCATGGTGGGGAGAGAAAACTTTTGAAACATAATCAACAAGGTGAGTTCGTGCAACGATGGAACTTGATGAAGTACAAGCTGGATAAGGCAGTGTCTGCATTGTCTCGTTTGGATTTCGAGATGGCTTTGTATTACCTAAGGTCTTCAGATCATGATTTATATGGCATCCACTCTCTTGTCTATATTGCATCCCAGGAATTGGAGGCATCACTTGTTTGTTTCAAGGATCCACCATTTCCGTGGGTTTCAGCTTCCTTCTCCATGGGTTGTTTCATtgctctcttttatctttatcTAAAAAGAGACAAGCTTTTCAGAAATAAGAGAAAGCAATTTTGA
- the LOC115701211 gene encoding uncharacterized protein LOC115701211, producing the protein MAESVEKSSTFMVRNRAWSSETTITDVNVDSLSQCATFLNLQEVSNMAMTCNLFKKVAYSDPIWHRLYREHWHREIPAAVSQKLGARDAYLARHKSVNQFEFSDPIGFDTFTASKPVDHLIIDNNTIIFAHGPWLRITNINTPFLTKGSTVMLNGHTERITCMRLFSANETPLFQRESQSDDDDEKFIVTSSKDRSIRLWWKGSCYKTFRGHSGTVSALSDELLGDGVGNILASGGDDGTVRLWSLEAGVKSGQHALKATLCGHDKTVKLMSLAKYKPSHLVTVSKDSKVRVWDTTVSTAANSSSCVGMTSVPGIPVNMKCHETMLLIASGTSVTVIDLRTMKKVITAATHESRLCSFEALPSKYLICAGSKDKALLWDVRRNHTEQNSKPVAELDGHRGPVNLLHMDQYKVVTAGRKDAGVNVWEANTGIQTNSLLCEYGDQGDNAAPNGCSALAVSKTRIVTASYGHGYGLMRFRDFYQAFSPMFEPNQRFD; encoded by the exons ATGGCAGAATCAGTGGAAAAGTCATCGACTTTCATGGTCAGAAACAGAGCATGGTCATCTGAGACCACCATAACAGATGTGAATGTGGACTCACTCTCTCAGTGTGCCACCTTTCTCAACCTTCAAGAAGTCTCCAACATGGCCATGACCTGCAACTTATTCAAAAAGGTCGCTTATTCAGACCCCATCTGGCATCGTTTGTACAG ggAACATTGGCACAGAGAAATCCCAGCTGCTGTTTCTCAAAAACTAGGAGCTCGAGATGCATATCTGGCTCGACACAAGTCGGTTAATCAGTTCGAGTTTAGTGATCCAATTGGTTTCGACACTTTCACAGCCTCGAAACCTGTTGATCACCTCATCATTGACAATAACACCATTATCTTTGCTCAT GGTCCATGGCTAAGGATCACAAACATTAACACCCCTTTTCTTACAAAAGGTTCGACTGTCATGCTCAATGGTCATACTGAAAGAATAACTTGTATGAG GCTATTTTCTGCTAATGAAACACCTTTGTTTCAAAGAGAAAGCCAGAGCGACGACGATGATGAGAAGTTCATCGTGACTTCGAGTAAGGATCGTTCCATTCGGCTATGGTGGAAG GGATCATGCTACAAAACTTTCAGAGGTCACAGTGGGACAGTTTCAGCATTATCAGATGAGTTGTTAGGTGATGGAGTTGGGAACATTTTGGCTAGTGGAGGTGACGATGGTACTGTTCGCCTTTGGTCACTTGAAGCTGGTGTCAAAAGTGGTCAGCATGCTCTCAAGGCTACATTATGTGGCCATGACAAAACTGTAAAGCTTATGTCTTTGGCCAA GTACAAACCATCTCATTTGGTGACTGTGTCCAAAGATTCAAAG GTGAGGGTTTGGGATACAACTGTATCAACGGCTGCAAATTCATCAAGCTGTGTGGGAATGACTTCAGTTCCCGGCATCCCTGTAAACATGAAGTGTCATGAAACAATGCTGTTGATTGCTTCTGGTACCTCTGTGACTGTAATTGATTTAAGGACAATGAAAAAAGTCATTACTGCAGCAACTCATGAATCAAGGCTATGCTCATTTGAAGCTCTTCCTTCAAAATACTTAATCTGTGCAGGCAGCAAGGACAA GGCATTGTTGTGGGATGTGAGAAGAAACCATACTGAGCAAAATTCAAAACCAGTAGCCGAGTTGGATGGACACCGCGGACCAGTAAATTTGCTACACATGGATCAGTACAAAGTTGTTACCGCGGGCCGAAAAGATGCTGGTGTCAATGTTTGGGAGGCAAATACTGGCATCCAAACTAATTCATTACTATGTGAATATGGTGATCAGGGTGACAATGCTGCTCCTAATGGTTGTTCTGCTTTGGCTGTGAGTAAAACTCGTATTGTAACTGCCAGTTATGGTCATGGTTATGGGCTTATGCGTTTTAGGGATTTTTATCAGGCTTTTTCACCAATGTTTGAACCAAATCAAAGATTTGATTAA